In one Flammeovirga yaeyamensis genomic region, the following are encoded:
- a CDS encoding thioredoxin family protein — MKRIFSLFSMLLISIASFAQGVEFFEGTFAEAKAEAKKQNKYIFLDAYTTWCGPCKMLKKKVFPEKIVGDVMNEHFINIAIDMEKGEGIELAKTYQVKAYPTLLFFDADGNEIDRLVGALPAEEFVEAIKETLKPENQLVTLKANVYDVKTPSKEDLSKYLNKVYGAYKTDDVMLGKFLALVTDGDLKVKENTDLLIKASYVSGIESGLLPYFDKIDAEEKAIEGAKNNLAYNTLRNAVRANVSEEEFNTKVELVKKEIPESTSIIAQSEAQFYMKKKDYAKANMAVDQLAASMSDEKRVSSVLNSFAWKYYEANVEAKHMKKALTWINRSVMIDANYANVDTQAHVYKALGKTEKAIEAAQKSIELGKAAGQDVSSTEELLKELSKNN, encoded by the coding sequence ATGAAAAGAATCTTTTCACTATTCTCTATGCTATTGATTAGCATTGCCTCTTTCGCACAAGGTGTTGAATTTTTTGAAGGCACATTCGCTGAAGCCAAAGCTGAAGCAAAAAAACAAAACAAGTACATCTTCTTAGATGCTTATACAACATGGTGTGGACCATGTAAAATGCTAAAAAAGAAAGTCTTTCCAGAAAAAATCGTAGGTGATGTGATGAATGAACACTTCATCAACATTGCGATTGACATGGAAAAAGGTGAAGGCATTGAATTGGCAAAAACATACCAAGTAAAAGCTTATCCTACTTTGTTATTTTTTGATGCTGACGGAAATGAAATCGATCGTTTAGTAGGTGCTTTACCGGCTGAAGAGTTTGTTGAAGCTATTAAAGAAACCCTCAAGCCAGAAAATCAATTAGTGACTTTAAAAGCGAATGTTTATGATGTTAAAACACCTTCTAAGGAGGATTTATCAAAATATCTAAACAAGGTTTATGGTGCTTATAAGACAGATGATGTAATGTTAGGTAAATTCCTTGCTTTAGTTACTGATGGGGACTTAAAAGTAAAAGAAAATACTGATCTTTTAATTAAAGCATCTTACGTATCTGGTATAGAGAGTGGGTTATTACCTTATTTCGATAAAATTGATGCTGAAGAAAAGGCTATTGAAGGGGCTAAAAATAATCTAGCATACAATACTCTAAGAAATGCTGTAAGAGCAAACGTTTCTGAAGAAGAGTTTAATACAAAAGTTGAATTAGTGAAAAAAGAAATTCCTGAATCAACTTCAATTATTGCTCAATCTGAAGCTCAATTCTACATGAAGAAAAAGGATTATGCTAAAGCGAATATGGCAGTAGATCAATTAGCGGCTAGCATGTCAGATGAGAAAAGAGTTAGTTCTGTTTTAAATTCTTTTGCTTGGAAATATTATGAAGCTAATGTTGAAGCTAAGCATATGAAAAAAGCGTTAACTTGGATCAATAGATCAGTAATGATTGATGCTAACTATGCAAATGTTGATACACAAGCACATGTTTATAAAGCACTTGGTAAAACTGAAAAAGCTATAGAGGCTGCTCAGAAATCAATTGAACTTGGTAAAGCTGCTGGTCAAGATGTTTCTAGCACTGAAGAGTTATTGAAAGAGTTATCGAAAAATAACTAA
- the tnpA gene encoding IS200/IS605 family transposase, with translation MSRTNHQIWTHVVWNTKNSENYFSLPFWTNYLNPLFFKIAHEKKIDLHFVNGYKNHVHALIKVKPNQSLSSLVKLLKGISSRRINEELGINHFQWQTGYYVSSVSPNRLEIAIKYIVNQWEKHQSIDFEQELKIFDFDEKIYSFINMK, from the coding sequence ATGTCAAGAACAAATCATCAAATCTGGACTCATGTAGTTTGGAACACTAAAAACTCTGAGAACTATTTTTCATTACCATTTTGGACGAATTATCTAAATCCACTATTCTTTAAAATTGCACATGAAAAGAAAATTGATTTACATTTTGTAAACGGTTATAAAAATCATGTTCATGCTCTCATAAAGGTAAAGCCCAATCAAAGTTTGTCTTCACTAGTAAAACTTTTGAAAGGGATCTCTTCTAGAAGAATCAATGAAGAATTAGGTATTAATCATTTTCAATGGCAAACAGGATATTATGTATCATCTGTTAGTCCAAATAGGTTAGAGATTGCTATTAAGTATATAGTAAACCAATGGGAAAAACATCAATCCATCGATTTTGAACAAGAGTTAAAGATTTTTGATTTTGATGAAAAAATTTATTCTTTTATAAATATGAAATAA
- the cydB gene encoding cytochrome d ubiquinol oxidase subunit II: METFLGLDYPTLWYLVVGALFSGYGILDGFDLGAGAMHLFIKSDKNRRIALNAVGPVWDGNEVWLVIGGGTLFAGFPVFYATLFSAMYIPFMLFIWFIILRAISIEFRSKEEMKWWRSMWDVAYTISSAMIAFLLGVVLGNILQGIPLDENYEAIDPNLMMFLNPYSIIVGLTTLAMMMMHGAIYLTLKTEGKLFDHVVYMLEKCMIGFIIMYIIMSLFTLIFLPHLAERFKEYPELFVLPVMAVLSIANIPRLAKKKKYLQAFVFSSLTFSLLLIMVAIQLYPALLIATNDPANSITIYNAAASEKGLELMLTIAAIGTPLVLTYTFIVYKVFWGKVKLDEHSY, encoded by the coding sequence ATGGAAACATTTTTAGGTTTAGATTATCCTACGTTATGGTATCTTGTTGTAGGAGCATTATTTTCAGGTTATGGTATCTTAGATGGTTTCGACTTAGGAGCTGGAGCCATGCACTTGTTTATTAAAAGTGATAAGAACAGACGAATAGCATTGAATGCAGTAGGACCTGTATGGGATGGTAACGAAGTTTGGTTAGTCATCGGTGGAGGTACTTTATTTGCTGGATTCCCCGTATTCTATGCCACACTTTTCTCGGCAATGTATATTCCGTTTATGCTCTTTATTTGGTTCATTATTTTAAGAGCCATTTCTATTGAATTTAGAAGTAAAGAAGAAATGAAGTGGTGGAGAAGTATGTGGGATGTTGCCTACACTATTTCCAGTGCCATGATCGCTTTTTTACTTGGAGTGGTTTTAGGAAATATACTTCAAGGAATTCCATTGGATGAAAACTACGAAGCTATAGATCCCAACTTAATGATGTTCCTTAACCCATATTCCATTATTGTTGGGTTAACCACATTAGCCATGATGATGATGCATGGAGCCATTTATTTGACGTTAAAAACCGAAGGGAAGTTATTCGATCATGTGGTGTACATGCTGGAAAAATGTATGATTGGATTTATCATCATGTATATCATTATGAGTTTGTTTACGTTGATCTTCCTTCCTCATTTAGCAGAAAGATTTAAAGAATATCCAGAATTGTTCGTCCTTCCTGTAATGGCCGTTTTAAGTATCGCAAACATTCCGAGATTAGCTAAAAAGAAAAAATACTTGCAAGCGTTTGTATTCTCATCGCTTACATTTAGTCTTCTTTTGATAATGGTGGCCATTCAATTATATCCGGCATTATTAATTGCAACAAACGATCCCGCAAATAGTATTACAATATACAATGCAGCAGCTTCTGAAAAAGGTTTAGAATTGATGCTGACCATTGCCGCTATTGGTACTCCTTTAGTACTTACCTATACTTTTATAGTCTATAAGGTATTCTGGGGTAAAGTAAAATTGGATGAACATTCCTATTAA
- a CDS encoding cytochrome ubiquinol oxidase subunit I, whose product MDVEILSRIQFAFTVSFHYIYPPLSIGIGLMLVISEGMFLKTGIKDYEVLTRFWTKIFALTFGIGVATGIVMEFEFGTNWATYSRYVGDIFGSALAAEGIFAFALESSFLGILLFGWNKVSPRVHFISTLGVFLGSMFSAIWIVVANSWQQTPAGYHIVGEGLEARAEITDFWEMVFNPSSVERILHVWVGAFLAGAFLFISVHAYYLVRDRHQEVSKLGIKMGLIAATIFSFVQLFLGHLSADGVAKNQPAKLAAFEGHYHTENPADLYLFGWVDQQSKEVYGIKVPGGLSFLLHQNFDTKVKGLDAFDENNQPTQVNAIFQFYHLMVGIGMLLIGLSVIGSFLLWRKQLFDKKWLLWIFVFAVILPQLANQFGWFAAEMGRQPWVVYGLLRTSDALSKAVRAEQVLFSLIMFTFIYSLLFALFIYLLNKKIKHGPNDMELIDHRTHQKDINNFYSKD is encoded by the coding sequence ATGGATGTAGAAATACTATCAAGAATACAGTTCGCCTTTACTGTATCGTTTCATTACATCTACCCTCCGTTAAGTATAGGCATTGGCCTTATGCTTGTTATTTCGGAAGGTATGTTTCTAAAAACAGGCATTAAAGATTACGAAGTTCTCACACGTTTCTGGACCAAAATTTTTGCCCTCACCTTTGGTATTGGTGTGGCTACCGGAATTGTGATGGAATTTGAATTTGGCACCAACTGGGCTACTTACTCTAGGTACGTTGGTGACATATTTGGTTCGGCGTTAGCCGCTGAAGGTATATTTGCCTTTGCCTTAGAGAGTAGTTTCCTAGGTATCTTATTATTTGGTTGGAATAAAGTAAGTCCAAGAGTCCATTTTATTTCCACTTTAGGTGTCTTCTTAGGTTCTATGTTTTCTGCCATATGGATTGTGGTGGCAAACAGTTGGCAACAAACGCCAGCAGGCTATCATATTGTGGGTGAAGGATTAGAAGCAAGAGCCGAAATAACTGATTTCTGGGAAATGGTCTTTAACCCTTCAAGTGTAGAAAGAATTTTACATGTTTGGGTAGGTGCCTTTTTAGCTGGTGCATTTTTATTTATTAGTGTCCATGCTTACTACTTAGTAAGGGATCGACATCAAGAAGTCTCTAAATTGGGAATTAAAATGGGGTTGATTGCAGCCACTATATTTTCTTTTGTACAGTTATTCTTAGGCCATTTATCAGCTGATGGAGTAGCTAAAAATCAACCTGCAAAATTAGCAGCATTCGAAGGTCATTATCATACAGAAAACCCAGCAGATCTTTATTTATTTGGATGGGTGGATCAACAAAGTAAGGAAGTCTACGGAATTAAAGTTCCTGGAGGATTATCTTTTCTATTGCATCAAAATTTTGATACTAAAGTAAAGGGATTAGATGCCTTTGATGAAAATAATCAACCCACACAAGTCAATGCCATTTTTCAATTTTACCATCTGATGGTCGGAATTGGAATGCTATTGATTGGGTTATCTGTTATCGGTTCATTTTTACTTTGGAGGAAACAACTATTTGATAAAAAATGGTTGCTATGGATTTTTGTTTTTGCTGTTATCCTTCCTCAGTTGGCCAATCAATTTGGATGGTTTGCAGCAGAAATGGGACGTCAGCCTTGGGTAGTTTACGGTTTATTGAGAACATCAGATGCATTATCAAAAGCTGTAAGAGCCGAGCAAGTATTGTTCTCCTTAATCATGTTCACATTTATCTATTCTTTACTGTTTGCCTTGTTTATTTATTTATTAAATAAAAAGATCAAACATGGACCAAACGATATGGAATTAATCGACCATAGAACGCATCAAAAAGATATTAATAACTTCTACTCAAAAGATTAA
- a CDS encoding thioredoxin family protein, producing MNFFEQLIDYQNKAEQNFENEKNLSNFFHFILALIIFMGSTLYAGLTMPFRLLYNMLFKKAVTDKLIKIDKQNIDQVLSDHPTVILDFWAEWCGPCVMMDSTIQEFSDESEGILVGKVNADFNGDIVKKYNIRGLPQFVLIQNGSEVKRHAGPMTKSDLEKFTFL from the coding sequence ATGAACTTCTTCGAACAGCTTATCGACTATCAAAATAAAGCAGAACAAAACTTCGAAAATGAAAAAAATCTTTCGAATTTTTTCCACTTTATTTTAGCCCTAATCATCTTTATGGGATCTACTCTTTATGCAGGTTTAACCATGCCCTTTAGATTATTGTACAATATGCTTTTTAAAAAGGCAGTAACTGATAAGCTGATAAAAATTGATAAGCAAAATATTGATCAAGTGCTTTCTGATCACCCAACAGTGATTCTTGATTTTTGGGCAGAGTGGTGTGGTCCGTGTGTGATGATGGATAGTACAATTCAAGAATTTTCAGATGAATCAGAAGGAATACTTGTTGGGAAAGTTAACGCTGACTTCAACGGTGATATAGTCAAAAAGTATAATATCCGGGGTTTACCACAATTCGTTCTAATTCAAAATGGCTCTGAAGTAAAAAGACATGCAGGTCCCATGACAAAATCTGATTTGGAGAAATTTACTTTCCTATGA
- a CDS encoding FAD-dependent oxidoreductase → MNRRKFLNVGSKAALLLLATNELLANSRDLKKISGEFLFVEAEQFDDLGGWDVDQQSMDQMGSPYLLAHGLGQAVKDATTKVNFPDKGKYRVWVRTRDWVAPWNVPGAPGKFQLIINNKAVAETFGTKGAEWHWHDGGIVDVEKNTTLKLHDLTGFEGRCDSILFCKDHDFKPVDDVKALTKFRRKLLGFPDKPVNGGDFDLVVSGGGFAGTSAAISAARKGLKVALIQDRPVLGGNGSSEVRVWPEGHTLQKPYPHVGEIVEEISPDPLDRGRYGTRNARMGENYFDQRKTDVVNKEENITLFIEERVIDVEYKKSKITAVITQHTRSGVQQKIKGKLFADCTGDATVGYLAGADYEISASTFMGSSNMWSVLDAANKEEVLKCECKDKAALTISCEIGKVEQPFPRCPWAIDLTDKPFPGRASFKGQWGMKDPLGNLGGWFWESGFDKDPITDVEKIRDLNFRAMYGAWDALKNVDKLYPNHRLGWSAYISGKRESRRLMGDVKLTADNFRDNVEFEDGAFPCSWGIDIHSAHKEFDEGLKGEEFISFATTGKGYDYKGPYWAPYRTLYSKNIENLFMAGRNISVSRDGLGPVRVMKTCGMMGEIVGLAASICVKEKSTPRGVYQEHLDELKKLMKQPSIKRS, encoded by the coding sequence ATGAACAGACGAAAATTTTTAAATGTCGGCAGTAAAGCCGCACTACTATTATTAGCTACCAATGAACTTCTAGCTAACTCTAGAGACCTTAAGAAAATATCAGGAGAATTCCTTTTTGTTGAAGCAGAACAGTTCGATGACCTTGGAGGTTGGGATGTAGACCAACAATCTATGGATCAAATGGGATCGCCTTACCTTTTGGCACATGGATTAGGGCAAGCAGTAAAAGATGCCACCACAAAAGTTAACTTTCCAGATAAAGGCAAATACAGAGTTTGGGTAAGGACAAGAGATTGGGTGGCCCCTTGGAATGTTCCCGGTGCACCTGGGAAATTTCAGCTTATCATCAATAACAAAGCAGTGGCAGAAACTTTCGGTACTAAAGGTGCAGAATGGCATTGGCATGATGGAGGTATTGTAGATGTAGAAAAAAATACAACTCTTAAGCTTCACGACTTAACTGGTTTTGAAGGAAGATGCGATTCGATTTTGTTTTGTAAAGATCACGATTTCAAACCTGTTGACGATGTAAAGGCACTGACCAAATTTCGAAGAAAACTTTTAGGTTTTCCAGATAAACCTGTAAATGGAGGCGACTTCGATTTAGTGGTTTCAGGAGGAGGTTTTGCAGGAACAAGTGCCGCGATCTCTGCTGCTCGAAAAGGTTTAAAAGTGGCCTTAATTCAAGATCGACCAGTATTGGGAGGTAATGGTAGTTCCGAAGTAAGAGTTTGGCCAGAAGGACATACCTTGCAAAAACCTTATCCTCATGTGGGAGAAATAGTCGAAGAAATATCACCTGATCCTTTGGATAGAGGGAGATACGGAACAAGAAATGCCCGCATGGGAGAAAATTATTTCGACCAAAGAAAAACTGATGTTGTCAATAAAGAAGAAAACATCACTTTATTTATAGAAGAAAGAGTCATAGATGTAGAGTATAAGAAATCAAAAATTACGGCGGTCATAACACAACACACACGTTCTGGCGTTCAACAAAAAATTAAAGGTAAACTATTTGCAGATTGTACAGGTGATGCTACTGTTGGTTATTTAGCAGGAGCTGATTATGAAATCTCGGCATCCACTTTTATGGGATCATCCAATATGTGGAGTGTACTTGATGCAGCCAATAAAGAGGAAGTGCTGAAATGCGAGTGCAAGGACAAAGCGGCTTTAACCATTTCTTGTGAAATTGGTAAAGTAGAACAACCTTTCCCTCGATGTCCTTGGGCAATTGATCTAACGGATAAACCGTTTCCTGGGCGTGCATCTTTTAAAGGACAATGGGGAATGAAAGATCCTTTAGGAAATTTAGGTGGTTGGTTCTGGGAAAGCGGTTTTGATAAAGATCCAATTACAGATGTCGAAAAAATTAGAGATCTAAATTTTAGAGCCATGTACGGTGCTTGGGATGCTCTAAAGAATGTCGACAAACTGTATCCAAATCATCGTTTGGGTTGGTCAGCTTATATTTCAGGTAAAAGAGAATCTAGACGTTTAATGGGTGATGTTAAACTGACGGCTGATAATTTTAGAGATAATGTTGAATTTGAAGACGGGGCCTTCCCTTGTTCTTGGGGAATTGACATTCACAGTGCCCACAAAGAATTTGATGAAGGTTTAAAAGGAGAGGAGTTTATTTCTTTTGCTACAACAGGGAAAGGATATGATTATAAAGGCCCTTATTGGGCTCCATATAGAACCTTGTACAGTAAGAATATTGAGAATTTATTCATGGCCGGTCGTAATATTAGTGTCAGTAGAGACGGTTTAGGACCTGTAAGAGTGATGAAAACTTGTGGGATGATGGGCGAGATTGTAGGTTTAGCAGCTTCCATTTGTGTCAAAGAGAAATCAACTCCTAGAGGTGTTTATCAAGAGCATTTAGATGAATTAAAGAAACTGATGAAACAACCTTCAATCAAACGTTCTTAG
- a CDS encoding glycoside hydrolase family protein, with amino-acid sequence MHHISKLALKMVLASLFFIVFTQLKKKKEPGEYSLKLGEASVNSKFEDKEWSHWGGSIVKDNEGIYHLFYSRWKKDLGWAWVTHSEIAHAIATSPQGPFTFKDVTLPVRSEEYWDGLCTHNPTVHQFNGKYYLYYMGNTGDGQVMGTPGKIKLNPIHRNNQRIGVAVADHPNGPWERLDVPLIDVSPNENAMDALMVSNPSITQDKNGKFLMVYKAVGKQRKGIWGGPVVHCVATSDSPLGPFTKHPNPIFQAKNHDFPAEDPFIWYQDDHYFAIVKDMHGAFTKHGRSLVLFNSKDGIDWQLSKNPLVSSLEIKWDNGATQKVAHLERPQLYLEDGKPKVLACAADVEDENGVLHSFNVQIPIETFDGI; translated from the coding sequence ATGCATCACATATCAAAATTGGCTTTAAAGATGGTCTTGGCTTCTTTATTCTTTATTGTTTTTACACAATTGAAAAAGAAAAAAGAACCCGGAGAATATAGTTTAAAACTAGGAGAAGCATCGGTAAATTCAAAGTTCGAAGATAAAGAATGGAGTCATTGGGGTGGCTCTATCGTAAAAGATAATGAAGGTATTTATCACCTTTTTTATTCAAGATGGAAAAAAGATTTAGGTTGGGCATGGGTCACACATTCAGAAATAGCACATGCTATTGCCACTTCACCTCAAGGGCCTTTTACATTTAAAGATGTGACTTTACCTGTAAGAAGTGAAGAGTATTGGGATGGACTTTGTACACATAATCCGACGGTTCATCAGTTCAATGGAAAATATTATTTGTATTACATGGGGAATACAGGTGATGGGCAAGTGATGGGAACACCAGGAAAAATCAAGTTAAATCCTATTCACCGTAATAATCAAAGAATTGGTGTGGCGGTAGCCGATCATCCGAATGGACCATGGGAACGTTTAGATGTTCCGTTAATTGATGTGAGTCCAAACGAAAATGCCATGGATGCTTTAATGGTTAGCAATCCAAGTATCACTCAGGATAAAAATGGGAAATTCTTGATGGTGTATAAGGCAGTTGGGAAGCAAAGAAAAGGAATTTGGGGTGGACCTGTTGTGCATTGTGTGGCGACATCAGATAGTCCGTTGGGCCCGTTTACAAAACATCCTAACCCAATTTTCCAAGCAAAGAATCATGATTTTCCAGCTGAGGATCCTTTTATCTGGTATCAAGACGATCATTATTTTGCCATTGTTAAAGACATGCATGGAGCGTTTACTAAACATGGCAGATCATTGGTACTTTTTAATTCTAAAGATGGAATTGATTGGCAGCTTTCTAAAAATCCATTGGTGAGTTCTTTAGAAATAAAATGGGATAATGGAGCAACACAGAAAGTAGCACATTTAGAAAGACCACAATTGTACTTAGAAGATGGAAAGCCAAAAGTATTGGCCTGTGCGGCAGATGTTGAAGACGAAAATGGTGTTTTACATTCTTTCAATGTGCAAATACCTATTGAAACGTTTGATGGTATATAG